From the genome of Anopheles funestus chromosome 2RL, idAnoFuneDA-416_04, whole genome shotgun sequence:
CTCCAAATCAGGGTGAGGATATGTTGACGATTTGCATGAGACATTAAGCTGAGTTGATACTGTAGACGCCACTCAGCTGTACTGCGAATGGTACACGAAGTGTTGAGAACATTCGTATACGCCCTTGAATTCCTTGTGAAGAAGCAACCGGTGGCAATTGTTTTATTAGGTTTTACGTACTGAGTGCTTTTATCATTACCCTTACGGTAATGATGGTGGTGTGCATGGTACCGGGTGTAAACATTGTACGACCGCACACGAATAAATGCTGTTGGTACCGATGTGAATATCGAATTGTGGACCCTTGGGAATGCGTTTGTTGAATGttgagtaaaaataaatgatactATTCTAATAATGTTATCTTTTTGGCAGAAATGTTTCAAGATGATAGCAAGGAAATTGTGTTTCGCATAATTAGATGATACCGGTGCATATGTATTGAAGCAATTTCGAATTACCgattaattttaaaccatATTCTATACTTTTTCGAGagcaattgaaaaatataGAATTCtcgaataatttaatttagtatGATTAGACGTACCAAATGGTATGTAGGTTATGGAGAGATAAACACACCAATgacaacaaataataaatgaagtggatttattagaaaaatgtgggtttaaaaataaaatcatgcttttttttgttcgtatcACTCTTCAAGAAACACTGCAAACAAAGTATGATCAACTACCAGGCTGCTCCATCACGTGTAGGAAAACATCCAACGGTAAGGTTACCACACGTCGGTGTGAACGGTCTGACTttttgatgaaattaattgaagctATATCCATTAATCATCTTCGACACCTATCTAGCATCTAACCGGGAGTTAggcaaaaattcaatttgttacAAACTCCAGTGATCCCTGCACGGGAACCATGTTGACTGTAAAGGTTCAGATGTGACGGGGTGgataagagttttttttttctccatctggTGGTAATACTTGAGAGAAACGGAACTGCTGTCGCTATGTAATAAATCATCATTCATTTGAAGGGGTTTCATTATTTGCTCATATCACTAGAGAGCAAAGAACGAGAATAGATAAAGCAAATTATCGGGGAagcgtaaaaataaaagtaaaaaggcTAGAGTTACAgagaacaaaaataactttgcAAATCAGCTATTGTTGTAATAGCTTGGTAAGATAGGAAACAATCTGAAGGAGAACGTGATGCTTTAGCTGTAGCCGCTAGCCAGACATCGACAATTACGTAGAGCTAtaaggagaaaagaaaaatgtctgTACATTTTTATACCAACACATCTAAATTCCTGCATTTTACTCTagaaaagattgaaaattccAACGATTCCACCACAAACAGACAAGACGAATTTTATCGCTTGCAAACGTATTAGCATCATCAGGaaggtaaaatgtttttttgcttcctcttCGTATTTCTGTTAAAAGTAGGCATGTTGAAAGTTCACACCGTACGCGGAAACATTTCCATTATCAGATATCATCTTTATGCACCGTTTCGGTTCATTGATGCATTGAGCAGTGTATCCTCGTAGCCCCAGTACGAGGTACGCATGTAAGAAAAGCGGGGTCTAAAGATGTGTTCCATTTGTGGGTAAAATTTATGCTAATTTGAGAGCCACCTAGTTATTTGGACAATGTTTAGAACCGAACGTTCGACAGAAAAAGCCCCTAAAGAATGTGTCCTGCCAGTGGAGGCAAAATACAAACATAAGCAAAACGGTTCGGCGGTTTCCTCGTCCGTGGTCGCGAATGATAGGGAGTAAacagaaagataaaaataactgTCTGAAGTGGTGTGATCTGGTTGTGAAAATATTGTCTACGTGACATTGACCTACAAGAACATGACGATGTAGCCGCAGCAATGCtgttttgagtgaaaatgttTTGAGAGAATTTAAGAAGCGAATTCGACGAGTTAATGTGTTAAATTTTCGTTTCATATTTTACCATAAATTACTTATTTCGTAGTATATTGTATGATATTAATTCCATGGTGAAAAGGTTGAGTTCCAAGTGAAGCCATATGAACATCAAGGCACATATGTAATGGTTACACAAATTATGCTGCGGccagaaaaataatgtttatctTTCTCTTAAATCAACATACGCGCGGTCACCTCTAGTTAAGCAGCAGTTAGAAACGGtctttagcaaaattttccacgTAAAGGAAGGATACGGAAACCAACTTACATATATACTGATTTGCCTCGGAAAGTGCGTcgaaagaccaaaaaaaggaggaagcCATGTACGGAATGCTACTGGAAAGCGTACAACATTTTGTACAGGTATGTAAAACAGTTTTGCTGCCGTtccttatgaataaaaaaaaacaattctcctTTGAAACTCGGTATGTTTCCTACTTAATATTGGAAGCAAAAATGCATGATCCATTAAAGGTGGAACGGTGCGTAGGTGACGGACTGAAAAGAAAACCGTACACCGTAGAAAGTCCTTTTGAGTTGTTGGATCGTAAAAAAATGTAGGTAATTTGCTTTATACTTACTGTCTTAGGAGAACCTTCGCTGTCATCTGatgcaaattttatgtttcttgttTGCGCCTCATTGAGTACAAACGAGTGTAAAGAACTTTTTGTTCTTGGAAATCTCTCGGGACGTTTCAAACACGTCTTGACGTTTAATATCGCTTCTACAAGTCTTACAAGTTCATGTTTTCTTATctattcattttcttctttattctttttgaATTTTACCTAAGAGCCTCTTTTTGAATTTTACCAGCTGGAATATGCTTACTCTGATACATCAGCATTGGTCAAAAGCTGAATGATTtaagatttgtttcatttgtatttAGGGATTATTTTAGGGAGGTAATTCAGCTATATAATGTCTACACACATTAGCTAATAGCTTTCTTAGCTAATTAAAGCTAATCTGAAAttgcgaaataaaataaagttatcaaggtttttttagaTTCAGTTTCTGGAACTTTTTTGATAATCTTATCCTATATATTGTACAAATACTtcttcaaataaatattttatttaacttctttttctttttattaaagaTCATTCTTCAACGAAATTACTATGAATTCAATGTCATTGTTCATGttataaaaagcaaacaattttttttgtgtacacaTTCTACACAAAAGTTGACCTCTTGTTAATGTCATATGAACGAATCGCCACAAAGGTCGAGTGGTTTGATGTTATCAtgcttttattataaaatcaGCTACATCGATGtcgttcatcatcatcattttgctGGTACTGAAACGCACCGGGATCattagtttcttttccatGTCAAAAGAATATTGACAGAATAAGAATGAAATAGGGATGGTGATTCTTGATTGAGGTAAAGGTGAGGTTACAAAAGCGGGAGTTGATGATTGTTTATTGATACTATCGTTCTATAATGGTGCGAAGTTGATTACATCCGGAAGACCCATCGCTACAGTTTTATCTATTCTGGTTAGGTAGATAATTTTGCTCAGTTAGCTTCCGCTTGAAGTATATGAAATTTTATGTTATCGATTTTTGTAAGAGACGCGACTGTTTATCAATGGCAAAGTGGCAGCTTATCACGAATATTACATATTATTTACTTAGACAATCGATTGTGGACGTAACGATTAATAGTTTGTTTTGCCGTTTGGTGGacgtagaaaataaaagacgGAAGAATACAGTCAACCCTGTATCTTTTATAAAGTTAATCTAAATACCAAGAAGATACCTCGAGCAAAATCGAGGTTAAAGCATTTTGGATAGTGAAATtccattgtttttgttgttcggtGCTGAAgttgaaaaattgaagtaGCTTTTACCTTATATGGAATGTACAGAAACTGTTcaataaaaaggaataaaacgtTTATTGGCTtattagcttttgtttttggtcaaaaatttctattttcataACTCTTTCATAGGTAATGTACAAATTGAATGAacttcaaattttttaaatctatttttttgcttagaaaagaacgaaaaataatttgtaccAAAGAAGCATTACCAGTGTTTTGTATAACGCATTAAGCAGTGAAACGGAAGAACTCATTTGAAGAGGATTGACTGATTTAgccttttgtaatttttaGATTTACCAAAAATTTCACCGCAAAACGAACACGATAGTAGCTAATATTTTAGGGTACTTTATTATAACtataaattcatcaaaataCGAGCCGCTGATTAAAATCTCGATGTTTTTGAAAAggctgttttttctttttatattttaaacgcCGTGCCGTGCTGTTGCATAGCCATTAAAATCCATTATAATGTATTCTTAATGAAGTAAATTGTATGCATTAAAACAATCTTATAACAGTTGGAATATGGAGAGTTCGTTTGGCGTCAAGCATTGCTCACTACGGGATGTAAAAACACCGTCTTTAACACACATCAGGTATGGAAACGTTTCAAtatgtgtaataaaaaaattaaacatactATTTTCACCCTCGACGCTACCCAGCTCTACCCCGATAACCTGATACCGGACCTTGCTGCAGCCCTCTCGGCCATTACTGGGAAACCGTTCGACGagtttatgatattttttggACGCTGTTTTGTCAGATTCTTCAGTAATTTCGGCTACGATGAGCTGATCAAGGCAACAGGCCGATATTTCTGCGATTTTCTACATTCGGTAGACAACATTCATCTGCAGATGCGCTTCACATATCGGAAGATGAAAAGTCCTTCGATGCAGCTCACCGAGGTAGATGAAAATGGAGCCGTGCTCGTTTACAGAAGCACACGAACGGGATTCTCGAAGTACCTTCGTGGGCAATTGTTGGAGATTGCAAAGCAGCTGTATGGAATGGATGTAAGCATCAAGGTGTTGGAAAGTCAGAATGATACACCTGGTGGAACATCAGGACCAATTTCGATACAAGGTGGTCTGAAGACGGTTATAGTGAAGTACCGCTTGGACTTTGATAATCGTGAATATGTACGTGTTAGAGAaggttttgcaacaaaacaacgtGTGACATATAACATTTCCTTTCCCATTGCTACAGATGCAACGCCGTGTCCACATCAAAGCACATCCATCACAGCTGCAATTGACACCGGTACACAGTAAGTTGTTGCTTaatcttttcccttttgctttgATACTAAACGAGGAAATGAAGATAACTGCCGTGGGTGAGAAACTGATTGAGTCGTGGATGTTGAACAATGGTAATCGATCGCCCAAGGAATTGATTGGGGCGAAAGTAACAGAGCACTTCAAGCTTCGCCGACCGAGCGGTATTACTTTCACCTGGGAAAATGTATGCATGGCATCGTCGTCAAAAGACGcaatagtttttaatttccaaaacGCTTATTTGTATCTGGTTCTGTAGATAAAACGGCTGCAGACGGTTTTGTTTGAGATACAGCTGCTCAAGGGATCTTCAGCGAAAGGATCGAAGGACGCTTCTAAGCAATCGGATACACATGCGACAGTGTCTCAAGTGGACACGAGTTCCTCCACTGAGGATGCGGCAAAAATTATGACCTCCATTCCGCGACGCGGATCTCAAGGACTGCGAAGTATTTTGTTGAAGGGTGAAATGCGCTACATAAAAGACATCAACTCTCTCGTGTTTCTGTGCAGTCCTTTGTAAGTGGATGGTGTGATGGAGAGACACTAGTGCTCTGGAAGCATTCtattgaacattttttcttaCTACCCTTGGCAGAATAAACAACTTGGAGGAGCTGCGTGAAATGGGACTGTACCTAAATGATCTCAATCCCCATGGACTTAGCCGCGAGATGGTGTTTTCAGGGTTTTCTCATTATTCTCGACTTGATCTGATGTGTGAACGTGAGGAGCAGCGAGCGGAGGAACTAGAAACATCGCTCGCCCTTGCCGACTCTTGGAAACGACAGGGGGATGAGCTGCTGTACTCCATGATTCCTCGCTCAATAGCGGAGCGGCTGCGCGAAGGACAGAATCCCCACGAAACGTGCCAGAGCTTCGAAGAGGTAACGGTACTGTTTGCCGAGGTGCAGGAAACGATCACCGGTGATGACTCGATCAAGTACGCCATGACCACCGTAAATACACTGAAT
Proteins encoded in this window:
- the LOC125765370 gene encoding soluble guanylate cyclase 89Db-like gives rise to the protein MYGMLLESVQHFVQLEYGEFVWRQALLTTGCKNTVFNTHQLYPDNLIPDLAAALSAITGKPFDEFMIFFGRCFVRFFSNFGYDELIKATGRYFCDFLHSVDNIHLQMRFTYRKMKSPSMQLTEVDENGAVLVYRSTRTGFSKYLRGQLLEIAKQLYGMDVSIKVLESQNDTPGGTSGPISIQGGLKTVIVKYRLDFDNREYMQRRVHIKAHPSQLQLTPVHSKLLLNLFPFALILNEEMKITAVGEKLIESWMLNNGNRSPKELIGAKVTEHFKLRRPSGITFTWENIKRLQTVLFEIQLLKGSSAKGSKDASKQSDTHATVSQVDTSSSTEDAAKIMTSIPRRGSQGLRSILLKGEMRYIKDINSLVFLCSPLINNLEELREMGLYLNDLNPHGLSREMVFSGFSHYSRLDLMCEREEQRAEELETSLALADSWKRQGDELLYSMIPRSIAERLREGQNPHETCQSFEEVTVLFAEVQETITGDDSIKYAMTTVNTLNAAFSAFDELIHSPMAYKVETVGKVYMAVSGAPDINPFHAQHMADLALDMLQSIRQLNLPGVGVKIGFHSGPIVAGIVGLKVPRYCLFGDTVNTASRMESSGETDCIQVSGYTAQKLKKLGYVLAYRGKVAVKGKGDMETFWLQGPAPKKK